From Ananas comosus cultivar F153 linkage group 8, ASM154086v1, whole genome shotgun sequence, one genomic window encodes:
- the LOC109713865 gene encoding probable ubiquitin-conjugating enzyme E2 23 gives MENAPNVFENTSEKSLENGGVINCQKPSGIVAKEAFVYRQDVVRCKKFGELHGIVMEVAGDSDSDSSITDDSDIEDGEEDKGGEEGKSGSNGGGDDNGNTNGDYGNDSLPDGEVRITWINGSETTEDINSITVIDRSFLHGDIVASASDPTGQLGLVVDVHITVDLQAANGDIIRGVSSGDLKCIREFTVGDFVVSGPWLGRVDEVLDNVTVLFDDGSVCKVVRADPLRLKPVSKPLSDDTSCPYYPGQRVRAVSSSVFKTSRWLSGLWKANRLEGTVTKVETAAVVVYWIASAYLGMGRTQSSVPPEEQNPKNLTLISCFSYANWQLADWCLLPSPPPQPSLYADETEQKESVEIHTNASIVGAELSEGICEPGLKIPNEADGPHNVVISDPQNVQSDSEHAAGDFCENSDVGKEIKGSSKSQDSDTTVLNKVSKLGENDGTETSDLPECCSCSSASLVSKEPNHENWPTYRKKLRKVFFKRDKRTRRRDESFERALLIVNTVTKVDVAWQDGTRECGLSSTSLIPIHSPNDHEFFPEQYVVDKTSNEVDDPSETKRVGIVRSVNAKDRTVCVSWLRPASRPEDPREFDGDEVVSAYELDGHPDYDYCYGDVVVRLPSSGSDNIENPVGKSEEQADSVEAEVNASKNGLDVGVPEQVPEDESCSNFTSLSWVGNIVGFQDGDIEVVWGDGMMAKVGPHEVYVVGREDDGDSFEGGSEVSDDGASWETVDDNDMDKLDVSTKEGSTQNTQNSTDDNAERENNGGAVPEDNTGRNGPLSMPFAAIGYVTRLATEFFGRGRKQLDASSADGINENEAESDEAPEVSEKAVNEETTIEASEACDDGAHVNETAEEKSHATVMESAPAITKDSLDRVDSSDDFCFKHFDIVQNPSDHHFAAADGQSTGGRKWVKKVQQEWNILEKNLPDDIYVRVFEERMDLIRAVIVGASGTPYQDGLFFFDFHLPPEYPQVPPSAYYHSGGLRVNPNLYVDGKVCLSLLNTWTGKGNEVWDPLSSSILQVLVSLQGLVLNSKPYFNEAGYEKQVGTVEGEKNSLPYNENTYLLNLKSMLYIMRRPPLHFEDFVKDHFRRRGHYILKACKAYLEGSLIGSLTADACTSEKSKEHSCSVGFKLTLGKILPRLISALKDVGADCGQFEYLQISENIQES, from the exons ATGGAAAATGCACCAAATGTCTTCGAAAATACTTCTGAGAAGAGTTTGGAAAATGGAGGAGTGATAAACTGCCAAAAACCCAGTGGAATTGTTGCAAAAGAGGCATTTGTTTACAGGCAAGATGTTGTCAGATGCAAAAAGTTCGGAGAGCTGCATGGAATAGTAATGGAAGTGGCAGGGGACTCGGATTCGGATAGTAGCATTACAGATGACAGTGACATTGAGGACGGTGAAGAAGATAAAGGCGGCGAAGAGGGTAAAAGTGGCAGCAATGGCGGTGGTGATGACAATGGTAACACAAATGGTGATTATGGTAATGATTCTTTACCGGATGGTGAGGTTAGAATAACATGGATAAACGGTTCTGAGACTACCGAAGATATTAACAGTATCACTGTCATAGACAGAAGCTTCTTGCACGGTGATATTGTTGCTTCTGCTTCAGACCCGACTGGCCAGTTAGGGCTTGTTGTGGATGTTCATATAACAGTTGACCTACAAGCTGCTAATGGAGATATCATAAGGGGTGTATCTTCTGGAGATCTAAAATGCATAAGGGAGTTCACTGTTGGTGATTTTGTAGTCTCCGGACCTTGGCTTGGTCGAGTTGATGAAGTTCTGGATAATGTGACTGTGTTGTTTGACGATGGTTCAGTTTGTAAAGTAGTTAGGGCTGACCCTTTGCGACTCAAGCCAGTTTCAAAGCCACTTAGTGATGATACGAGTTGTCCTTACTACCCCGGCCAGCGCGTGAGGGCAGTCTCTTCATCTGTTTTCAAAACTTCAAGGTGGCTTTCTGGATTATGGAAAGCAAACCGTCTTGAAGGAACTGTTACTAAAGTTGAAACTGCTGCAGTTGTTGTCTACTGGATAGCATCAGCATACCTTGGAATGGGCAGGACTCAATCTTCAGTTCCTCCCGAAGAACAGAATCCGAAGAATTTAACTCTAATATCTTGCTTTTCTTATGCAAACTGGCAATTAGCTGATTGGTGCCTTCTCCCATCACCACCACCGCAGCCATCACTATATGCTGATGAAACAGAACAAAAGGAAAGTGTAGAAATCCATACAAATGCCAGCATAGTAGGTGCTGAATTGTCTGAGGGCATTTGTGAACCTGGATTGAAAATTCCTAATGAAGCAGATGGGCCTCATAATGTGGTTATTTCAGATCCCCAGAATGTTCAATCTGATTCTGAGCATGCAGCGGGTGATTTTTGTGAGAATAGCGATGTGGGTAAAGAAATAAAAGGTAGTTCCAAGTCCCAAGATAGTGATACAACGGTTCTCAACAAAGTCAGTAAACTGGGCGAAAATGATGGAACTGAAACAAGTGACTTGCCAGAATGTTGTTCTTGCAGTAGTGCTTCATTGGTTTCAAAGGAACCCAATCATGAAAATTGGCCTACATACCGCAAAAAGCTGAGGAAAGTCTTCTTTAAGAGAGACAAGAGGACTCGTAGAAGAGATGAAAGCTTTGAAAGAGCTCTCTTGATCGTAAACACTGTCACTAAAGTTGATGTGGCATGGCAAGATGGAACGAGAGAATGTGGGCTTAGTTCGACATCTCTAATCCCAATTCATAGTCCAAACGATCATGAATTTTTCCCTGAGCAATACGTTGTGGATAAGACCTCAAATGAAGTTGACGATCCTTCTGAAACAAAGCGTGTGGGAATTGTTAGAAGTGTTAATGCAAAGGATCGAACTGTATGTGTGAGTTGGCTTAGGCCTGCATCAAGGCCAGAAGATCCTAGGGAATTTGATGGTGATGAAGTGGTGAGTGCATATGAGTTGGATGGGCACCCAGATTATGATTATTGTTATGGAGATGTTGTTGTTCGCTTGCCTTCTAGTGGGTCAGATAACATTGAAAATCCTGTGGGTAAATCAGAAGAACAAGCTGATTCAGTGGAAGCTGAAGTGAATGCAAGTAAAAATGGTTTAGATGTGGGTGTACCGGAGCAGGTCCCAGAGGATGAATCTTGTTCCAATTTCACTAGTCTTTCTTGGGTTGGGAATATTGTTGGTTTTCAGGATGGTGATATTGAAGTAGTATGGGGTGATGGGATGATGGCAAAg GTTGGGCCTCATGAAGTGTATGTTGTTGGTCGGGAAGATGATGGAGACTCATTTGAGGGTGGAAGTGAAGTTAGTGACGATGGTGCTAGTTGGGAAACAGTTGATGATAATGATATGGATAAGCTTGATGTTTCTACTAAG GAAGGTAGTACTCAAAATACTCAAAATTCTACTGATGATAATGCTGAAAGGGAAAACAACGGTGGTGCTGTACCCGAAGATAATACCGGGCGAAATGGGCCGCTTTCTATGCCCTTTGCAGCTATTGGCTATGTTACTAGATTGGCCACAGAATTTTTTGGTCGAGGTAGAAAGCAACTAGATGCATCAAGTGCGGATggtataaatgaaaatgaagcTGAATCTGACGAGGCTCCCGAGGTTTCTGAGAAAGCAGTCAATGAAGAAACTACCATTGAAGCATCTGAGGCCTGTGATGATGGTGCACATGTCAATGAGACAGCAGAAGAAAAGTCTCATGCCACAGTGATGGAAAGTGCTCCTGCTATAACAAAGGATAGCTTAGACAGAGTGGATAGTAGTGATGATTTTTGCTTCAAACACTTTGATATTGTGCAGAACCCCTCCGACCATCATTTCGCGGCAGCCGATGGGCAG AGTACTGGCGGAAGAAAGTGGGTCAAAAAAGTTCAGCAGGAATGGAACATTCTAGAGAAAAACCTACCAG ATGATATTTATGTCAGAGTATTTGAGGAACGAATGGATCTCATAAGAGCTGTTATAGTAGGTGCCTCTGGAACACCTTACCAAGATGGCCTTTTCTTCTTTGATTTTCACCTTCCACCTGAATACCCTCAAGTTCCACct TCAGCATACTATCATTCTGGTGGGCTGCGAGTGAATCCAAACTTGTATGTGGATGGAAAGGTCTGCCTAAGCCTCCTAAATACATGGACTGGCAAAGGAAATGAAGTGTGGGATCCATTATCCTCCAGCATCCTTCAAGTACTCGTGTCACTCCAGGGTCTTGTTCTCAACTCGAAGCCATATTTCAACGAAGCAGGATATGAGAAGCAGGTTGGAACTGTCGAAGGGGAGAAGAATTCATTGCCTTATAATGAGAATACATATCTGCTGAACTTAAAATCCATGCTGTATATTATGAGAAGGCCTCCCCTG CATTTCGAAGACTTCGTCAAGGACCATTTCCGGAGGCGTGGTCATTACATTCTCAAAGCTTGTAAGGCCTACTTGGAGGGTTCTTTGATTGGCTCACTCACAGCAGATGCTTGCACCTCTGAGAAAAGCAAAGAGCATTCTTGTTCAGTTGGTTTCAAGTTGACTCTCGGAAAAATTTTGCCACGACTGATCTCAGCTCTGAAGGATGTCGGAGCTGATTGCGGCCAATTTGAATATCTACAAATTTCAGAAAATATCCAAGAAAGTTGA
- the LOC109713984 gene encoding hydroxymethylglutaryl-CoA synthase-like isoform X2 produces MEGERKNVGILAMDIYFPPTCVRQEELEAYDGASKGKYTIGLGQDCMAFCTELEDVISMSLTVVTSLLEKYQIDPSSIGRLEVGSETVIDKSKSIKTWLMQIFEEYGNSDIEGVDSTNACYGGTAALLNCVNWVESNSWDGRYGLVVCTDSAVYAEGPARPTGGAAAIAMLIGPNAPISFESKLRGTHMAHVYDFYKPNLASEYPVVDGKLSQTCYLMALDSCYRLLCNKYEGLKGEQFSIFDADYFVFHSPYNKLVQKSFARLYYNDFLRNCSCVEKDAREKLAPYSSLSSEESYRSRDLEKASQQVAKHSYDKKVQPSTLLPKQVGNMYTASLYAAFASLIHDKHKTLDGQRVVMFSYGSGLTSTMFSLKLNEGQHPFSLSNIADVMNMSEKLSKRHVFSPEKFVENMKIMEHRYGAKDFVNSDNTSLLSAGTFYLTHVDSMYRRYYLKKGENEVANGKIAPNSLVH; encoded by the exons ATGGAAGGGGAGAGGAAGAACGTTGGTATCCTCGCCATGGACATTTATTTCCCTCCTACTTGCGTTCGACAG GAAGAGTTGGAGGCTTACGATGGCGCGAGTAAAGGGAAGTATACCATCGGGCTCGGGCAGGATTGCATGGCCTTCTGCACAGAGTTGGAAGATGTGATCTCCATGAG CTTGACGGTTGTCACATCCCTCCTCGAGAAATATCAGATAGATCCAAGTTCCATTGGCCGCCTAGAAGTGGGAAGTGAGACTGTGATAGACAAGAGCAAGTCTATAAAGACATGGCTGATGCAAATATTTGAG GAATATGGCAATAGCGATATTGAAGGAGTTGACTCAACAAACGCTTGCTATGGGGGGACAGCTGCTTTGCTTAACTGTGTGAATTGGGTGGAGAGCAACTCATGGGATGGCCGTTATGGACTTGTTGTTTGCACCGACAGTGCG GTTTATGCAGAAGGACCAGCTCGGCCTACTGGAGGTGCAGCTGCTATTGCAATGCTGATTGGGCCAAATGCTCCTATTTCTTTTGAAAGCAAATTAAGGGGAACTCACATGGCTCACGTTTATGACTTTTACAAGCCTAACCTTGCGAGTGAATATCCG GTTGTTGATGGGAAGCTATCACAGACGTGTTATCTCATGGCGCTTGATTCTTGTTACAGGCTGTTGTGTAACAA GTATGAAGGTCTTAAAGGAGaacaattttcaatttttgatgCAGACTATTTTGTTTTCCATTCACCGTACAACAAG CTGGTCCAGAAAAGCTTTGCTCGTTTGTACTACAACGATTTCTTGCGAAATTGCAG CTGTGTTGAGAAGGACGCGAGGGAAAAATTGGCGCCTTATTCAAGCTTGTCTAGCGAGGAAAGCTACCGAAGCCGTGATCTTGAAAAG GCCTCACAACAAGTCGCAAAGCACTCGTACGATAAAAAGGTTCAACCGTCCACTTTGCTACCTAAACAAGTTGGAAATATGTACACTGCATCACTTTATGCAGCATTTGCATCGCTCATTCACGACAAGCACAAGACTCTG GATGGGCAACGGGTCGTTATGTTCTCGTATGGTAGCGGGCTGACTTCGACAATGTTTTCGCTCAAACTTAATGAAGGGCAACATCCGTTCAGCCTATCAAACATTGCCGATGTGATGAACATGTCGGAAAAATTGAGTAAACGGCATGTG TTCTCCCCCGAGAAATTCGTTGAGAATATGAAGATTATGGAACACCGATACGGAGCGAAGGATTTCGTGAACAGCGACAACACGAGCCTGCTATCGGCTGGAACGTTCTACCTCACCCACGTCGATTCAATGTATCGGAGATATTATTTGAAGAAGGGCGAGAACGAGGTTGCCAACGGCAAGATTGCTCCGAATTCCCTGGTTCATTGA
- the LOC109713984 gene encoding hydroxymethylglutaryl-CoA synthase-like isoform X1, translating into MELEKKSVGILAMDIYFPPTCVQQEELEAYDGASKGKYTIGLGQDCMAFCTELEDVISMSLTVVTSLLEKYQIDPSSIGRLEVGSETVIDKSKSIKTWLMQIFEEYGNSDIEGVDSTNACYGGTAALLNCVNWVESNSWDGRYGLVVCTDSAVYAEGPARPTGGAAAIAMLIGPNAPISFESKLRGTHMAHVYDFYKPNLASEYPVVDGKLSQTCYLMALDSCYRLLCNKYEGLKGEQFSIFDADYFVFHSPYNKLVQKSFARLYYNDFLRNCSCVEKDAREKLAPYSSLSSEESYRSRDLEKASQQVAKHSYDKKVQPSTLLPKQVGNMYTASLYAAFASLIHDKHKTLDGQRVVMFSYGSGLTSTMFSLKLNEGQHPFSLSNIADVMNMSEKLSKRHVFSPEKFVENMKIMEHRYGAKDFVNSDNTSLLSAGTFYLTHVDSMYRRYYLKKGENEVANGKIAPNSLVH; encoded by the exons ATGGAATTGGAGAAGAAGAGCGTTGGGATCCTCGCCATGGACATCTACTTCCCTCCTACTTGCGTTCAACAG GAAGAGTTGGAGGCTTACGATGGCGCGAGTAAAGGGAAGTATACCATCGGGCTCGGGCAGGATTGCATGGCCTTCTGCACAGAGTTGGAAGATGTGATCTCCATGAG CTTGACGGTTGTCACATCCCTCCTCGAGAAATATCAGATAGATCCAAGTTCCATTGGCCGCCTAGAAGTGGGAAGTGAGACTGTGATAGACAAGAGCAAGTCTATAAAGACATGGCTGATGCAAATATTTGAG GAATATGGCAATAGCGATATTGAAGGAGTTGACTCAACAAACGCTTGCTATGGGGGGACAGCTGCTTTGCTTAACTGTGTGAATTGGGTGGAGAGCAACTCATGGGATGGCCGTTATGGACTTGTTGTTTGCACCGACAGTGCG GTTTATGCAGAAGGACCAGCTCGGCCTACTGGAGGTGCAGCTGCTATTGCAATGCTGATTGGGCCAAATGCTCCTATTTCTTTTGAAAGCAAATTAAGGGGAACTCACATGGCTCACGTTTATGACTTTTACAAGCCTAACCTTGCGAGTGAATATCCG GTTGTTGATGGGAAGCTATCACAGACGTGTTATCTCATGGCGCTTGATTCTTGTTACAGGCTGTTGTGTAACAA GTATGAAGGTCTTAAAGGAGaacaattttcaatttttgatgCAGACTATTTTGTTTTCCATTCACCGTACAACAAG CTGGTCCAGAAAAGCTTTGCTCGTTTGTACTACAACGATTTCTTGCGAAATTGCAG CTGTGTTGAGAAGGACGCGAGGGAAAAATTGGCGCCTTATTCAAGCTTGTCTAGCGAGGAAAGCTACCGAAGCCGTGATCTTGAAAAG GCCTCACAACAAGTCGCAAAGCACTCGTACGATAAAAAGGTTCAACCGTCCACTTTGCTACCTAAACAAGTTGGAAATATGTACACTGCATCACTTTATGCAGCATTTGCATCGCTCATTCACGACAAGCACAAGACTCTG GATGGGCAACGGGTCGTTATGTTCTCGTATGGTAGCGGGCTGACTTCGACAATGTTTTCGCTCAAACTTAATGAAGGGCAACATCCGTTCAGCCTATCAAACATTGCCGATGTGATGAACATGTCGGAAAAATTGAGTAAACGGCATGTG TTCTCCCCCGAGAAATTCGTTGAGAATATGAAGATTATGGAACACCGATACGGAGCGAAGGATTTCGTGAACAGCGACAACACGAGCCTGCTATCGGCTGGAACGTTCTACCTCACCCACGTCGATTCAATGTATCGGAGATATTATTTGAAGAAGGGCGAGAACGAGGTTGCCAACGGCAAGATTGCTCCGAATTCCCTGGTTCATTGA
- the LOC109713983 gene encoding ataxin-10, whose protein sequence is MAFEDDEHERVGGEEEEAHLQSLLEASRTPEGRSRLAGTLAPLLLRRLSPSSPPRILLLRLRLLRNLCAGDVANQGAFLESDGAGAVAAAILRSPPDPTAEIRRAGLQLLGNAALGGEPHRGAVWTRLFPAGFLELARVREPGVCDPLCMVLDTCCSSVGGRGRLEELCGTAAGIAIIVEIVTTASQVGYQEEWLEWLLFKICVEERNFSNLFTKLSLPDDPDSSPPHELESVKFNIKHAFLLGILSKCLSERPKEVIVSNEFALDMLKILKRASETVDFASRGSAALPTGSPAIDVLGYSLLILRDICAWEHPYSPSLDAPIDSLLNAGLFELLLTSLRELEPPAIVRKSMAREQAIDQLTSSPSNVCPYKGYRRDLVSVIANCLHRRRRVQDEVRRQNGIPLLLQQCVVDEDNPLLREWGLLAVRNLLEGNVENQKEVAEFEMQGPVVTPEIAQLGLRVEVDKENRRAKLVNIS, encoded by the exons ATGGCCTTCGAAGACGACGAACACGAAAGAgtaggaggagaggaagaagaagcccATCTCCAGTCGCTTCTCGAAGCTTCTCGAACCCCCGAGGGCCGCTCCCGCCTCGCCGGAACCCTagcccccctcctcctccgccgcctctccccctcctcccctccccgcATCCTCCTCCtacgcctccgcctcctccgcaaCCTCTGCGCCGGGGACGTCGCCAACCAGGGCGCCTTCCTCGAATCCGACGGCGCCGGCGCGGTCGCCGCCGCGATCCTCCGGTCGCCGCCGGATCCGACGGCGGAGATCCGCCGGGCGGGGCTCCAGCTCCTCGGGAACGCCGCGCTCGGCGGGGAGCCCCACCGGGGCGCCGTGTGGACCCGGCTCTTCCCCGCCGGGTTCTTGGAGCTGGCCCGGGTCCGTGAACCCGGCGTTTGCGACCCCCTTTGCATGGTGCTCGACACGTGTTGCTCCTCCGTTGGTGGGCGAGGGCGCTTGGAGGAGCTTTGTGGAACAGCGGCTGGGATAGCTATTATCGTGGAGATCGTGACCACTGCGTCTCAAG TTGGCTATCAAGAGGAGTGGCTGGAGTGGCTTCTTTTCAAAATCTGCGTGGAGGAGCGAAACTTCTCGAATTTATTCACTAAACTGAGCTTACCAGACGATCCCGATAGCTCTCCTCCACATGAActcgaatctgtaaaattcaaCATTAAGCATGCATTCCTCCTGGGGATTCTTTCAAAGTGCTTGAGCGAGCGGCCGAAAGAAGTTATTGTTTCCAACGAGTTCGCTCTTGACATGCTGAAAATTCTCAAGAGAGCTTCTGAAACTGTGGATTTTGCTTCTCGAGGAAGCGCGGCTCTTCCTACCGGTTCTCCTGCTATTGATGTCTTGGGGTATTCACTCCTCATTTTGAGGGATATTTGTGCTTGGGAGCATCCTTATTCGCCTTCTTTAGACGCCCCCATAGACTCATTGCTCAATGCTGGTCTTTTCGAGCTCCTTCTAACTTCCCTTCGCGAGCTCGAACCCCCGGCAATCGTGAGAAAATCCATGGCGAGGGAACAAGCAATTGATCAATTGACATCTAGCCCTTCAAATGTCTGCCCTTACAAGGGGTACAGGAGAGATTTGGTTTCTGTCATTGCGAATTGCTTGCACCGAAGGAGGCGAGTTCAAGATGAGGTCAGAAGGCAGAACGGGATCCCGTTGCTCTTGCAGCAATGCGTAGTCGACGAAGATAACCCGTTGTTGAGAGAGTGGGGATTGTTGGCGGTTAGGAACTTGCTCGAGGGGAATGTGGAGAACCAGAAAGAAGTGGCGGAGTTCGAAATGCAAGGGCCTGTCGTCACGCCGGAAATCGCGCAGTTAGGGCTTAGAGTGGAGGTAGATAAGGAAAATCGGCGTGCAAAGCTGGTCAATATCAGCTGA